A single region of the Arthrobacter sp. V1I7 genome encodes:
- a CDS encoding GntR family transcriptional regulator produces the protein MNAAENVADRFPGVWKPNQASSVPLFEQLRLNIIERADNGTLVPGTRLPAVRNLAAELGVAPHTVARAYKELEAAGIVATRGRNGTVVCARDEAWSSLSAAAADFAAAAKAQGASFAEAVQLLAAAYDRA, from the coding sequence GTGAATGCCGCCGAGAACGTTGCAGACCGTTTTCCCGGCGTCTGGAAACCAAACCAGGCCAGCTCGGTCCCGCTGTTCGAACAGCTCCGGCTCAACATCATCGAACGGGCGGACAACGGCACACTGGTCCCGGGCACCCGGCTGCCGGCAGTCCGCAACCTTGCCGCCGAACTGGGCGTCGCACCGCACACCGTGGCCCGTGCCTACAAGGAACTGGAGGCGGCCGGAATCGTCGCGACGCGGGGCCGGAACGGCACCGTCGTCTGCGCCCGGGACGAAGCCTGGAGTTCGCTGTCGGCAGCCGCCGCCGACTTTGCGGCCGCGGCCAAGGCCCAGGGCGCCAGCTTCGCGGAGGCCGTCCAGTTGCTTGCCGCCGCCTATGACCGTGCATGA
- a CDS encoding HAD hydrolase-like protein — translation MTQTTVPVIFDLDGTLVDPAGGITDGIAAALTELGLPVPGKARMDAMIGPKLSHSLTEIAGVPADQLQAAIRIYRAHYVSTGIAQSRLYPGVRDLLESFAAAGRPVAVATQKPEGLARTVLEHHGIADHFGTIRGSAADEAAEADAAAPAGKTGIVAAALADLEAQSAGELRQAVMVGDRAQDVAGAAANGLECIGVGWGFALDGELDEAGAVEIVQTTTALHETILRRDAAGTVAGLTPARAAAAMAYVARTEARTEVYTDANV, via the coding sequence GTGACCCAAACAACAGTGCCCGTGATCTTTGACCTGGACGGCACTCTTGTCGATCCCGCCGGCGGAATAACGGACGGAATCGCGGCGGCCCTCACCGAGCTTGGACTTCCCGTTCCCGGCAAGGCCCGGATGGACGCGATGATCGGACCCAAGCTCAGTCATTCCCTCACCGAGATCGCCGGCGTCCCGGCCGACCAGCTGCAGGCCGCCATTCGAATCTACCGCGCGCACTACGTCTCCACCGGCATTGCCCAGAGCCGGCTGTACCCCGGCGTCCGGGACCTGCTGGAATCCTTCGCCGCCGCCGGACGTCCGGTGGCCGTCGCCACCCAGAAGCCCGAGGGGCTGGCACGGACCGTGCTGGAACACCACGGCATCGCGGACCACTTCGGCACGATCCGCGGCTCCGCCGCCGATGAGGCGGCCGAGGCGGATGCCGCCGCTCCGGCGGGAAAGACCGGGATCGTCGCCGCCGCGCTGGCCGATCTGGAAGCCCAATCCGCCGGGGAACTGCGGCAGGCCGTTATGGTGGGGGACCGCGCGCAGGACGTGGCCGGGGCGGCGGCCAACGGCCTCGAATGCATCGGCGTGGGCTGGGGCTTCGCTCTCGACGGCGAACTCGACGAGGCGGGCGCCGTCGAGATCGTGCAGACCACCACCGCCCTGCACGAGACGATCCTCCGACGGGACGCAGCCGGGACCGTTGCCGGGCTGACCCCCGCCCGGGCGGCGGCCGCGATGGCGTACGTTGCCCGGACCGAAGCCCGGACCGAGGTGTACACCGATGCCAATGTTTGA
- a CDS encoding GNAT family N-acetyltransferase translates to MSVIRPATANDVPAILQMIHDLAVYEKEPDAVRNTPEMLAAALFGENPRIFATMAENEAGDIQGFALWFLNYSTWEGVHGIYLEDLYVTPEARGAGHGKALLQHLAATAVDRGYARVEWSVLDWNEPSISFYKNLGAAPMEEWSTFRLTGAALESFGTSRRAQTFG, encoded by the coding sequence ATGAGTGTAATTCGGCCTGCGACGGCGAACGATGTCCCCGCAATCCTGCAGATGATCCACGACCTGGCGGTCTACGAGAAAGAGCCGGACGCGGTCCGGAACACCCCCGAGATGCTTGCGGCCGCGCTGTTCGGGGAGAACCCGCGGATCTTTGCGACGATGGCCGAGAACGAAGCCGGCGACATCCAGGGCTTCGCGCTCTGGTTCCTGAACTACTCCACCTGGGAAGGTGTCCATGGCATCTACCTCGAGGACCTGTACGTGACGCCCGAGGCCCGCGGTGCGGGCCACGGCAAGGCCCTCCTGCAGCACCTCGCCGCGACCGCCGTCGACCGTGGCTATGCGCGGGTGGAATGGAGCGTCCTGGACTGGAACGAACCCTCCATCAGCTTTTATAAGAACCTGGGTGCCGCGCCGATGGAGGAATGGTCCACCTTCCGGCTCACCGGAGCCGCGCTGGAATCCTTCGGCACCTCCCGCCGGGCCCAAACCTTTGGCTGA
- the uvrA gene encoding excinuclease ABC subunit UvrA, with translation MPKAVAEDPAVDDQTSVPMGSAPMSTSKPGPAIDSRPAVKRPDMSRLVVKGAREHNLRNVDLDLPRDSMIVFTGLSGSGKSSLAFDTIFAEGQRRYVESLSAYARQFLGQVDKPDVDFIEGLSPAVSIDQKSTSKNPRSTVGTITEIYDYMRLLWARVGRPHCPVCGEPVTKQTPQQIVDQLLELPEGTRFQVLAPVVRGRKGEFVDLFKELTAKGYSRARVDDKLIQLSDPPKLGKQFKHTIEVVVDRLVVKEGISQRLTDSVETALGLAEGRILAEFVDLEADDPERVRAFSEHLACPNEHPLAIDEIEPRSFSFNNPFGACSACSGIGTKLEVDEELIIPNGELSLSEGAIAPWSLGTATTEYWNRLLGGLAKELGFSMKTPWEKLAEDIRQTVLHGKDHKVVVQYRNRFGRERKYSTGFEGVIQYVHRKHLETDSDKARDRYEEYMRQIPCPVCNGARLNPASLSVLINGHNIAQVAALPMRACADFLNNLVLTDREAQIAHQVLKEIQARLTFLLDVGLEYLNLERPSGTLSGGEAQRIRLATQIGSGLVGVLYVLDEPSIGLHQRDNRRLIETLTRLRDLGNTLIVVEHDEDTIQEADWVVDIGPGAGEHGGMVVHSGSYKELLENTASLTGDYLSGRKQIEIPRKRRKYDKKRELKVVGAKENNLLNVDATFPLGLFTAVTGVSGSGKSTLVNEILYKVLANKLNGAKQVAGRHKLIQGLEHLDKVVHVDQSPIGRTPRSNPATYTGVFDNIRKLFAETTEAKVRGYQPGRFSFNVKGGRCEACSGDGTLKIEMNFLPDVYVPCEVCHGARYNRETLEVHYKGKTIADVLNMPIEEGAEFFAAFSPIARHLSTLVDVGLGYVRLGQPATTLSGGEAQRVKLAAELQKRSNGRSIYVLDEPTTGLHFEDIRKLLMVLQGLVDKGNTVITIEHNLDVIKSADWIVDLGPDGGSGGGRVVASGTPEQVAKSTESHTAAFLADILA, from the coding sequence GTGCCTAAAGCCGTAGCTGAAGATCCCGCCGTTGATGACCAGACCTCCGTTCCGATGGGCTCCGCGCCGATGAGCACCTCAAAACCGGGCCCCGCCATCGACTCCCGCCCCGCGGTCAAGCGTCCGGACATGTCCCGCCTGGTGGTCAAGGGCGCCCGCGAACACAACCTGCGGAACGTGGACCTCGACCTGCCGCGGGACTCCATGATCGTCTTCACCGGTTTGTCCGGCTCGGGCAAGTCCTCCCTCGCCTTCGACACGATCTTCGCCGAGGGCCAGCGCCGCTACGTCGAGTCGCTCTCCGCCTACGCCCGTCAGTTCCTGGGCCAGGTGGACAAGCCCGACGTCGACTTCATCGAAGGCCTCTCGCCCGCGGTCTCGATCGACCAGAAATCCACGAGCAAGAACCCGCGCTCCACCGTGGGCACCATCACGGAGATCTACGACTACATGCGCCTGCTGTGGGCCCGTGTCGGCCGCCCGCACTGTCCCGTCTGCGGGGAGCCGGTGACAAAGCAGACCCCGCAGCAGATCGTGGACCAGCTGCTGGAGCTGCCGGAGGGCACCCGCTTCCAGGTCCTGGCGCCGGTGGTCCGCGGACGCAAGGGCGAATTCGTCGACCTGTTCAAGGAACTGACGGCCAAGGGCTACTCGCGGGCCCGGGTGGACGACAAGCTCATCCAGCTCAGCGATCCGCCCAAGCTGGGCAAGCAGTTCAAGCACACCATCGAAGTAGTGGTGGACCGCCTGGTGGTCAAGGAGGGCATCAGCCAGCGCCTCACCGACTCGGTGGAAACGGCCCTCGGGCTGGCCGAGGGCCGCATCCTGGCCGAATTCGTCGACCTCGAGGCGGACGACCCGGAACGCGTCAGGGCGTTCTCGGAACACCTTGCGTGCCCCAACGAGCACCCGCTCGCGATCGATGAGATCGAGCCGCGTTCCTTTTCGTTCAACAACCCCTTCGGCGCCTGCTCCGCCTGCAGCGGCATCGGCACCAAGCTGGAAGTGGACGAGGAGCTCATCATCCCCAACGGGGAGCTGTCCCTCTCGGAGGGCGCCATCGCGCCCTGGTCCCTTGGGACCGCGACGACGGAATACTGGAACCGGCTGCTCGGCGGGCTCGCCAAGGAACTCGGTTTCTCGATGAAGACCCCGTGGGAGAAGCTCGCCGAGGACATCCGCCAGACCGTGCTGCACGGCAAGGACCACAAGGTCGTGGTGCAGTACCGGAACCGCTTCGGCCGGGAACGCAAATACAGCACCGGCTTCGAGGGCGTCATCCAGTACGTCCACCGCAAGCACCTCGAAACCGACTCGGACAAGGCCCGGGACCGGTACGAGGAATACATGCGGCAGATCCCGTGCCCGGTCTGCAACGGCGCGCGCCTGAATCCGGCGTCGCTCTCGGTGCTGATAAACGGCCATAACATCGCGCAGGTCGCCGCCCTGCCGATGCGCGCATGCGCCGACTTCCTGAACAACCTGGTCCTCACGGACCGCGAGGCCCAGATCGCGCACCAGGTCCTGAAGGAAATCCAGGCGCGGCTGACCTTCCTCCTCGACGTCGGCCTGGAGTACCTGAACCTGGAGCGGCCCTCCGGCACGCTCTCCGGCGGCGAAGCGCAGCGGATCCGGCTCGCCACCCAGATCGGCTCCGGCCTCGTCGGCGTTCTCTACGTCCTGGACGAGCCGTCCATCGGGCTGCACCAGCGCGACAACCGCCGCCTGATCGAAACGCTCACCCGGTTGCGGGACCTTGGCAACACCCTGATCGTGGTCGAGCACGACGAGGACACCATCCAGGAGGCCGACTGGGTAGTGGACATCGGACCGGGCGCCGGCGAGCACGGCGGCATGGTGGTCCACTCCGGGTCCTACAAGGAACTGCTGGAAAACACCGCATCGCTGACCGGCGACTACCTCTCCGGCCGGAAGCAGATCGAGATTCCCCGGAAGCGCCGCAAGTACGACAAGAAGCGGGAACTGAAGGTCGTCGGCGCCAAGGAGAACAACCTCCTGAACGTGGACGCCACCTTCCCCCTCGGCCTGTTCACGGCGGTGACCGGGGTCAGCGGCTCCGGGAAGTCAACCCTCGTCAACGAGATCCTCTACAAGGTGCTCGCCAACAAGCTCAACGGCGCCAAGCAGGTGGCCGGACGGCATAAGTTGATCCAGGGCCTCGAACACCTCGACAAGGTCGTGCACGTGGACCAGAGCCCGATCGGGCGCACGCCGCGCTCCAACCCGGCCACCTACACGGGCGTGTTCGACAACATCCGCAAGCTCTTCGCCGAGACCACCGAGGCGAAGGTCCGCGGCTACCAGCCGGGCCGGTTCTCCTTCAACGTCAAGGGCGGCCGCTGCGAAGCCTGCTCCGGCGACGGCACGCTGAAGATTGAAATGAACTTCCTGCCGGATGTATACGTCCCCTGCGAGGTATGCCACGGAGCCCGGTACAACCGGGAAACCCTGGAGGTGCACTACAAGGGCAAGACCATCGCGGACGTGTTGAACATGCCGATCGAGGAGGGCGCCGAGTTCTTTGCGGCCTTCTCACCGATCGCCCGGCACCTGTCCACGCTCGTCGACGTCGGCCTCGGCTACGTGCGGCTGGGCCAGCCCGCCACGACGCTTTCGGGCGGCGAGGCCCAGCGCGTGAAGCTCGCGGCGGAACTGCAGAAGCGCTCCAACGGCCGCAGCATCTACGTGCTGGACGAACCCACCACGGGCCTGCACTTCGAGGACATCCGGAAGCTGCTCATGGTCCTCCAGGGCCTCGTGGACAAGGGCAACACCGTCATCACCATCGAGCACAACCTCGACGTCATCAAGAGCGCCGACTGGATCGTGGATCTGGGACCCGACGGCGGATCCGGCGGCGGACGCGTCGTTGCCTCCGGCACCCCGGAGCAGGTGGCCAAGTCGACGGAGAGCCACACGGCAGCCTTCCTGGCCGACATCCTGGCCTGA
- the uvrC gene encoding excinuclease ABC subunit UvrC, which yields MADPASYRPQTGEIPTNPGVYRFRDPHGRVIYVGKAKNLRSRLNSYFANPAGLLPKTYAMVHAASSVEWTVVGSELESLQLEYTWIKEFKPRFNVMFRDDKSYPYLAVTMAEKYPRVQVLRGERRKGTRYFGPYTAGAIRDTMDTLLRVFPVRSCSAGVLKRAEASGRPCLLGYIDKCSAPCVGRISAEDHRALAEDFCTFMGGEAKPFVTRLEKEMAAAVTELDYERAARIRDDIVALKKVFERNAVVLAEGTDADVFALHEDELEAAVQVFHVRGGRIRGQRGWVVEKVEDSTTPDLVEHLLQQVYGEEAESQGRLPREVLVPAEPSNAVELAEWLSGLRGARVDIRVPQRGDKAALLSTVRDNAEHALKLHKSRRAGDLTMRSQALQELQEALDLPVALMRIECFDISHVQGTNVVGSMVVVEDGLPKKSDYRKFSISGAAANDDTAAMHDVLTRRFRHYLQEKAEHADAAAQPGQQAPLNAAADAAGLTGALTDTTTPTPRARFAYPPNLVVVDGGKPQVNAAARALAELGVDDVYVVGLAKRLEEVWLPDSDFPVILPRASAGLYLLQRIRDEAHRFAISFHRQKRGKAMTVSALDSVPGLGASKRKTLLAQFGSVKSIKAATPAELTAAKGIGPSLAEAIVRHFSQEDAAGAPALPAINMTTGEILES from the coding sequence GTGGCAGATCCAGCGAGTTACCGACCCCAGACGGGTGAGATTCCGACCAATCCGGGCGTGTACCGCTTCCGCGACCCGCACGGCCGGGTCATCTACGTCGGCAAGGCCAAGAACCTCCGTTCGCGGCTGAATTCCTACTTCGCGAACCCTGCCGGACTGCTGCCCAAGACCTATGCGATGGTCCATGCGGCGAGCAGCGTTGAATGGACCGTCGTCGGCAGCGAACTCGAATCCCTCCAGCTGGAATACACCTGGATCAAGGAATTCAAACCGCGTTTCAACGTCATGTTCCGCGACGACAAGAGCTATCCGTACCTTGCGGTCACCATGGCGGAGAAATACCCGCGCGTCCAGGTACTGCGCGGCGAACGCCGCAAGGGCACCCGCTATTTCGGCCCGTACACCGCCGGCGCCATCCGGGACACCATGGACACGCTGCTGCGCGTGTTCCCGGTCCGCAGCTGCAGCGCCGGAGTCCTGAAACGGGCTGAAGCCAGCGGCCGGCCATGCCTGCTGGGCTATATCGACAAGTGCTCGGCCCCGTGCGTCGGGCGCATCTCGGCGGAGGACCACCGTGCCCTCGCCGAGGATTTCTGCACCTTCATGGGCGGCGAAGCCAAGCCCTTCGTCACGAGGCTCGAAAAGGAGATGGCTGCCGCCGTCACCGAACTGGACTACGAGCGGGCGGCCCGCATCCGGGACGACATCGTCGCGCTGAAGAAGGTCTTCGAGCGCAACGCCGTCGTCCTGGCCGAGGGCACCGACGCGGACGTGTTCGCCCTGCACGAGGACGAGCTGGAGGCCGCCGTCCAGGTCTTCCACGTCCGTGGCGGCCGGATCCGCGGCCAGCGCGGCTGGGTCGTGGAAAAGGTCGAGGACTCCACCACCCCGGATCTGGTGGAACACCTGCTCCAGCAGGTCTACGGCGAGGAGGCCGAAAGCCAGGGACGGCTGCCGCGGGAAGTCCTGGTCCCCGCGGAACCAAGCAACGCCGTCGAGCTCGCCGAATGGCTCAGCGGCCTCCGCGGGGCCCGCGTGGATATCCGCGTCCCGCAACGCGGCGACAAGGCCGCCCTGCTGTCCACCGTCCGGGACAACGCCGAGCACGCCCTGAAGCTGCACAAGTCGCGGCGGGCCGGCGACCTGACCATGAGGTCCCAGGCGCTGCAGGAACTGCAGGAGGCACTGGATCTTCCCGTGGCGCTGATGCGGATCGAGTGCTTCGATATCTCGCACGTGCAGGGCACCAACGTCGTCGGCTCCATGGTGGTGGTCGAGGACGGCCTGCCGAAGAAGTCGGACTACCGGAAGTTCTCCATCAGCGGCGCCGCCGCCAACGACGACACCGCCGCGATGCATGATGTGCTGACCCGCCGCTTCCGGCACTATCTGCAGGAGAAGGCGGAGCATGCCGACGCCGCAGCGCAGCCCGGCCAACAGGCGCCGCTCAACGCCGCTGCCGACGCCGCCGGGCTTACCGGCGCCCTGACCGACACCACGACGCCCACGCCGCGGGCGAGGTTCGCCTACCCGCCCAACCTTGTGGTGGTCGACGGCGGCAAGCCCCAGGTCAACGCGGCCGCCCGTGCGCTGGCCGAACTGGGCGTCGACGACGTGTACGTCGTCGGCCTGGCCAAGCGGCTCGAAGAGGTCTGGCTGCCGGACAGCGACTTCCCCGTGATACTCCCGCGCGCCTCCGCCGGGCTGTACCTGCTGCAGCGCATCCGCGACGAAGCGCACCGCTTCGCGATCTCCTTCCACCGCCAGAAACGCGGCAAGGCCATGACCGTGTCCGCCCTCGACAGCGTCCCGGGGCTGGGCGCATCCAAGCGCAAGACACTGCTGGCGCAGTTCGGCTCGGTCAAAAGCATCAAGGCGGCGACGCCAGCGGAGCTCACCGCGGCAAAGGGGATCGGACCCTCCCTCGCCGAGGCGATCGTGCGGCACTTCAGCCAGGAGGACGCCGCCGGGGCCCCCGCCCTGCCGGCCATCAACATGACGACGGGCGAAATCCTGGAATCTTAG
- a CDS encoding trans-aconitate 2-methyltransferase, whose amino-acid sequence MKWDPAKYVQFGDYRDRPYFDLTARIHADNPGLVVDLGCGPGNLTATLAARWPSAQVLGLDSSPEMLAQAAGRSAATPNLSFGLADITGWMPSAGTDVVVTNAALQWIPGHRELLPRWLGALRPGAWFALQVPGNFDSPSHTLMRGLAESESWSGRLTGVLRHDVVGEAAEYLRIMLDAGCDADAWETTYLQLLPGENAVLEWVRGAGLRPVLAALSPEEARVFEAEYSARLAEAYPPSVHGTVFPFRRIFAVARKRE is encoded by the coding sequence GTGAAATGGGATCCCGCCAAGTACGTGCAGTTCGGAGACTACCGCGACAGGCCCTACTTTGACCTGACGGCCCGGATCCATGCGGACAATCCCGGGCTCGTGGTGGACCTTGGCTGCGGCCCCGGCAACCTGACTGCCACACTTGCGGCGCGCTGGCCCTCGGCACAGGTGCTGGGCCTGGATTCCTCACCGGAGATGCTGGCTCAAGCCGCTGGACGGTCGGCCGCCACGCCCAACCTCTCCTTCGGCCTCGCGGACATCACCGGCTGGATGCCCTCGGCAGGAACGGACGTTGTCGTCACGAACGCCGCACTGCAGTGGATTCCCGGCCACCGTGAGCTGCTGCCGCGCTGGCTCGGCGCCCTCAGACCCGGAGCCTGGTTCGCCCTGCAGGTCCCCGGAAACTTCGACTCGCCATCCCACACGCTGATGCGCGGACTGGCGGAGTCCGAGTCGTGGTCCGGCCGGCTCACCGGCGTGCTCCGCCACGACGTCGTCGGCGAAGCCGCCGAATACCTCCGCATCATGCTCGACGCCGGCTGCGACGCCGATGCGTGGGAGACCACCTACCTGCAGCTCCTGCCGGGCGAAAACGCGGTTCTGGAGTGGGTCCGCGGCGCCGGACTCCGGCCCGTGCTGGCCGCTCTGTCCCCGGAGGAAGCCCGCGTCTTCGAGGCCGAGTATTCCGCGCGGCTGGCCGAAGCCTACCCGCCCTCGGTGCACGGAACGGTCTTCCCGTTCCGCCGGATCTTCGCCGTGGCCCGCAAGCGCGAGTGA
- a CDS encoding RNA helicase, which translates to MKLVDQLPAPAARVPGRTGMDPDELYTRFVEWTESRGLALYTAQDEAVMELASGSNVILATPTGSGKSLVAIAAHFQAMARGQRSYYTAPIKALVSEKFFALCEIFGAENVGMITGDSGVNQDAPIICCTAEILANTALREGAAAELGAVIMDEFHFYSDPQRGWAWQVPLLELPQAQFLLMSATLGDVSRFEKGISELTGRPTTTVSSVERPIPLHYYYEQTPVHETLEELLATKQVPVYVVHFSQVEAIDRAQNLMSINVCTREEKDKIAELIAGFRFAAGFGKTLNRLVRHGIGVHHAGMLPKYRRLVEQLAQAGLLKVICGTDTLGVGINVPIRTVLLTALSKYDGVRTRLLNSREFHQIAGRAGRAGYDTAGTVVVQAPEHVIENVKAMAKATAKFGDDQKKLRQVVRKKPPEGFVSWGEPTYKRLVESVPDPLTSSFTVTHAMLMNLMERPGDPFKAARRLLTENHEPRASQLQLMKKALGIYRELLAAGVVERIPAGEQGRDGRTVRLTIHLQANFALNQPLSPFALAALELLDPESPSYALDVVSVIESTLEKPRQILSAQQKKARGEAIAAMKADGIDYDQRMAMLEEVSYPQPLAEILGEAFDVYRKAAPWIGDFELAPKSVIRDMYERAMNFGEFVQFYGLARSEGIVLRYLADGFKALRQTVPQDFLREDLEDLIAWLGELVRQVDSSLLDEWEELTSGAAPTPHDAPPPPPPSLTSNIRAFRVMVRNEMFRRVELFADEDAAALGELDGGSGWDAERWEDVLDDYFDEHEDIGTGPDARGPGLLIITEEPGMWKVRQIFEDPAGNHDWGISAQVDLAASDESGTAVVRVTDVNRL; encoded by the coding sequence ATGAAACTTGTTGATCAGCTCCCCGCCCCGGCCGCGCGAGTCCCAGGCAGGACCGGAATGGATCCGGACGAGCTGTACACGCGCTTCGTCGAGTGGACAGAGAGCCGCGGGCTGGCCCTCTATACCGCCCAGGACGAGGCCGTCATGGAACTGGCCTCCGGCTCCAACGTGATCCTGGCCACCCCCACCGGTTCGGGAAAGTCCCTGGTGGCGATCGCCGCTCACTTCCAGGCCATGGCCAGGGGGCAACGCAGCTACTACACCGCCCCGATCAAGGCCCTCGTGTCGGAAAAATTCTTTGCCCTGTGCGAGATCTTCGGGGCGGAAAACGTCGGGATGATCACCGGCGATTCCGGGGTCAACCAGGACGCCCCGATCATCTGCTGCACCGCGGAAATCCTTGCGAACACGGCCCTGCGCGAAGGCGCCGCCGCGGAACTGGGTGCCGTCATCATGGACGAGTTCCACTTCTACTCCGACCCGCAGCGCGGCTGGGCATGGCAGGTTCCGCTGCTGGAACTCCCCCAGGCCCAGTTCCTGTTGATGTCCGCGACGCTCGGTGATGTCAGCCGCTTCGAGAAGGGCATCAGCGAACTGACCGGGCGTCCGACGACGACCGTCAGTTCCGTGGAACGCCCCATCCCGTTGCACTACTACTACGAGCAGACGCCCGTCCACGAGACCCTCGAAGAGTTGCTCGCCACGAAGCAGGTGCCCGTCTACGTGGTGCACTTCAGCCAGGTGGAGGCCATCGACCGCGCGCAGAACCTGATGAGCATCAACGTCTGCACCCGCGAGGAAAAGGACAAGATCGCCGAGCTGATCGCCGGCTTCCGGTTCGCCGCCGGCTTCGGCAAGACCCTCAACCGGCTGGTCCGCCACGGCATCGGCGTCCACCACGCCGGCATGCTGCCGAAGTACCGCCGGCTCGTGGAGCAGCTGGCCCAGGCGGGTCTGCTCAAGGTCATCTGCGGCACCGACACTCTCGGCGTCGGCATCAACGTGCCGATCCGCACGGTGCTCCTGACCGCCCTGAGCAAGTACGACGGCGTCCGCACCCGGCTGTTGAACTCCCGGGAGTTCCACCAGATCGCGGGCCGGGCCGGCCGTGCCGGCTACGACACCGCCGGGACTGTCGTGGTGCAGGCGCCCGAGCACGTCATCGAAAACGTCAAGGCGATGGCCAAGGCAACGGCAAAGTTCGGCGATGACCAGAAGAAGCTGCGCCAGGTGGTCAGGAAGAAGCCGCCCGAGGGATTCGTGTCCTGGGGCGAGCCCACCTACAAGCGCCTCGTCGAATCGGTCCCGGACCCGCTGACGTCGAGCTTCACCGTGACCCACGCGATGTTGATGAACCTGATGGAACGGCCGGGCGATCCGTTCAAGGCTGCCCGGCGGCTGCTCACCGAGAACCACGAGCCGCGTGCCTCCCAGCTGCAGCTGATGAAGAAGGCCCTGGGCATCTACCGGGAGCTGCTGGCGGCCGGCGTCGTGGAGCGCATACCCGCCGGGGAGCAGGGCCGGGACGGTCGCACCGTCCGGCTGACGATCCATCTGCAGGCCAACTTCGCGCTAAACCAACCGCTGTCCCCGTTCGCCCTCGCGGCGCTGGAACTGCTGGATCCGGAGTCGCCGTCGTACGCCCTGGATGTGGTGTCCGTGATCGAGTCCACCCTGGAGAAGCCGCGGCAGATCCTCTCCGCACAGCAAAAGAAGGCCCGTGGCGAGGCGATCGCGGCGATGAAGGCCGACGGTATCGACTACGACCAGCGCATGGCCATGCTCGAGGAAGTCAGCTATCCGCAGCCGCTGGCGGAGATCCTGGGCGAGGCGTTTGACGTCTACCGCAAGGCGGCTCCCTGGATCGGCGACTTCGAGCTCGCGCCCAAATCCGTGATCCGGGACATGTACGAACGCGCGATGAACTTCGGCGAATTCGTCCAGTTCTACGGCCTGGCGCGTTCCGAAGGCATTGTGCTGCGCTACCTTGCGGACGGCTTCAAGGCGCTCCGTCAGACCGTCCCGCAGGACTTCCTGCGCGAGGACCTCGAGGACCTGATCGCCTGGCTTGGCGAGCTGGTCCGTCAGGTGGACTCGAGCCTGCTGGACGAATGGGAGGAGCTAACGTCCGGCGCCGCACCGACCCCGCACGACGCTCCCCCGCCCCCGCCGCCCTCGCTGACCTCCAACATCCGGGCTTTCCGGGTGATGGTCCGCAACGAAATGTTCCGCCGGGTGGAACTGTTCGCGGACGAGGACGCCGCCGCGCTGGGCGAGCTCGACGGCGGATCCGGCTGGGACGCCGAACGCTGGGAAGACGTCCTCGATGACTACTTCGATGAACACGAGGACATCGGCACCGGACCCGACGCCCGCGGACCGGGCCTGCTGATCATCACCGAGGAACCCGGGATGTGGAAAGTCCGGCAGATCTTCGAGGACCCGGCCGGCAACCACGACTGGGGCATCTCGGCCCAGGTGGACCTCGCCGCCTCCGATGAGAGCGGTACCGCCGTCGTGCGGGTAACCGACGTCAACCGGCTGTAG
- a CDS encoding 1-acyl-sn-glycerol-3-phosphate acyltransferase, producing the protein MPMFDAIRWTTRGLLTSTCRPTVIGLENVPKEGPFIVAPNHLSFLDSVIVQALMPRPVAFFAKAEYFNTGGVKGKVMKSFFESVGSIPVQRGEQAASVQALKTLLEILDSGRGIGIYPEGTRSRDGLLYRGRTGVGWLALTTGAPVVPVGLIGTEHLQPADSKAIRPQHFTMRVGEPLYFQKTGPDHSLPARRQVTDRIMDAIAELSGQERATGYNQSKAIE; encoded by the coding sequence ATGCCAATGTTTGATGCAATCCGCTGGACCACGCGCGGACTCCTCACCTCGACTTGCCGGCCCACCGTCATCGGCCTGGAAAATGTGCCCAAGGAGGGTCCGTTCATCGTGGCCCCGAACCATCTTTCCTTCCTGGACAGCGTGATCGTCCAGGCCCTCATGCCGCGCCCGGTGGCGTTCTTCGCGAAGGCCGAGTACTTCAACACCGGCGGCGTCAAGGGGAAGGTCATGAAATCCTTCTTCGAGTCCGTCGGTTCGATCCCGGTTCAGCGTGGCGAGCAGGCTGCCAGCGTGCAGGCGCTGAAGACGCTGCTGGAGATCCTGGACTCGGGCCGGGGCATCGGGATCTACCCCGAGGGCACCCGTTCCCGCGACGGCCTCCTGTACCGCGGCCGTACCGGCGTCGGCTGGCTGGCCCTGACCACGGGCGCCCCGGTTGTCCCGGTCGGACTGATCGGCACCGAACACCTGCAGCCTGCGGACAGCAAGGCCATCAGGCCGCAGCACTTCACCATGAGGGTCGGCGAGCCGCTCTACTTCCAAAAGACGGGTCCGGACCATTCCCTGCCGGCGCGTCGCCAGGTCACCGACCGGATCATGGACGCGATTGCGGAACTCAGCGGCCAGGAACGCGCCACAGGCTACAACCAGAGCAAAGCCATCGAGTAG